A region from the Alphaproteobacteria bacterium genome encodes:
- a CDS encoding valine--tRNA ligase: MNIELGKNINPREIETKIQEFWDNNTFWNNDVTSNKPSFCIMMPPPNVTGNLHMGHALDNVLTDIVCRYKRMCGFDVLWQPGTDHASIATQLLVERDLSKRGINPHALSLDEKLNAAWTWKADKGGQIMNQLHVLGVTPAWSRERFTMDEGLSNAVTKLFVKMYNEGLIYREKRLVNWCPKQQTSVSDLEVETRDEHGKFYYFNYPLVGGGVIEIATTRPETLFGDQAIAVHPENEKLKHLIGARAIIPLTDIEIPIIGDEHADPDKGTGAVKITPAHDFDDWEVGVRHNLTPVCILTPDAKLNDNPVVPEKYRGMDRYAARAAVVEDIQAAGLLVKIEDKIIPTPYSERGGVPVEPYLTDQWFVDAEKLAIPAIDAVESGRIKFLPEHRYNLFMSWMRGIRPWTISRQLWWGHHIPAWYDEAGNVYVAETEADAIAQSGGKTLTRDPDVLDTWFSSGLWPFSTLGWPDDTLELKKYYPTDLLYTGADIIFFWVARMIMMGMYVMGDVPFRTVNFHGLVRDSKGQKMSKTKGNGTDPLTAVDKFGVDALRYWISTAPIGTDIRYSDDEVKRGSKLLTKLWNASKYVLMNLSDFEPATAPQIPVSDRFIEDRWVLSELNRAIAETRKHLDKYDNYNSRAAIDTFFWDIFCDQYLEFIKDRFWTPEKYSAESKLSAQWTLYTVLRAIIGLYAPFIPFLTEELWQKIYQPTEGGKTLHLTSYPDVTAEYDTDVSTMDIALELLKNIRGLRSERKIGNGAKLEMLTIPSNTPDVLHGLIKSAARANDIQTGDALDFVVAEQKQ, encoded by the coding sequence ATGAACATAGAATTGGGCAAAAATATAAATCCACGTGAAATCGAAACCAAAATCCAAGAATTTTGGGACAATAACACATTTTGGAACAACGATGTTACATCCAACAAACCATCATTTTGTATTATGATGCCGCCACCAAACGTGACGGGTAATCTGCATATGGGGCATGCGTTGGATAACGTTCTGACGGACATTGTTTGCCGTTACAAACGTATGTGTGGTTTTGATGTTTTGTGGCAACCTGGGACTGACCACGCGTCAATCGCAACCCAGTTATTGGTTGAACGCGATTTGTCCAAGCGTGGCATTAATCCACACGCATTATCACTGGATGAAAAATTAAACGCCGCCTGGACCTGGAAGGCTGACAAAGGCGGCCAGATTATGAACCAGTTGCACGTCCTGGGTGTTACACCCGCCTGGTCGCGTGAACGCTTTACCATGGACGAAGGTTTGTCGAACGCGGTCACAAAACTGTTCGTTAAAATGTATAACGAAGGCTTAATCTATCGTGAAAAGCGCCTGGTTAACTGGTGTCCGAAACAGCAAACATCCGTTTCGGATTTAGAGGTTGAAACCCGTGACGAGCATGGCAAATTCTATTACTTTAATTATCCATTGGTCGGCGGCGGTGTAATTGAAATTGCGACAACGCGCCCTGAAACATTATTCGGCGACCAGGCAATTGCCGTCCACCCCGAAAATGAAAAGTTAAAACACTTGATTGGGGCACGTGCGATTATTCCATTAACGGATATTGAAATTCCAATTATAGGGGACGAACATGCCGACCCAGACAAGGGGACCGGCGCGGTAAAGATTACCCCGGCCCATGACTTTGACGACTGGGAAGTTGGCGTCCGTCATAACTTGACACCGGTGTGTATTTTAACACCTGATGCGAAATTGAACGACAATCCGGTTGTACCGGAAAAATATCGTGGCATGGACAGATACGCGGCCCGTGCCGCCGTTGTCGAAGATATTCAGGCGGCGGGTCTGTTGGTAAAAATCGAAGACAAGATTATCCCAACGCCATATTCCGAACGCGGCGGTGTGCCGGTTGAACCATACCTGACGGACCAGTGGTTTGTTGACGCCGAAAAATTGGCAATCCCTGCGATTGATGCCGTCGAAAGCGGCCGGATTAAATTCCTGCCGGAACATCGTTATAACCTGTTTATGTCATGGATGCGTGGTATTCGCCCATGGACAATTTCACGTCAACTGTGGTGGGGGCATCATATCCCGGCCTGGTACGACGAAGCGGGTAACGTCTATGTCGCCGAAACCGAGGCAGACGCCATCGCGCAATCTGGCGGCAAAACATTAACCCGTGACCCAGACGTTCTGGACACATGGTTTTCATCTGGTCTGTGGCCATTTTCAACATTAGGCTGGCCCGATGACACATTGGAATTGAAAAAATATTATCCAACCGACCTGTTATACACCGGCGCAGACATTATCTTTTTCTGGGTTGCGCGTATGATTATGATGGGCATGTACGTTATGGGCGATGTACCATTCCGGACTGTGAATTTCCATGGCCTGGTTCGCGATTCCAAGGGGCAAAAAATGTCCAAGACCAAGGGCAACGGCACCGACCCATTAACTGCGGTTGATAAATTTGGTGTGGATGCATTACGCTATTGGATTTCGACCGCCCCAATTGGTACAGACATCCGCTATTCCGATGACGAGGTTAAGCGTGGTTCAAAACTTCTGACCAAATTATGGAACGCGTCAAAATACGTTTTGATGAACCTGTCTGATTTTGAACCGGCAACTGCGCCACAGATTCCTGTGTCTGACCGCTTTATCGAAGATCGTTGGGTATTATCTGAATTGAACCGGGCGATTGCAGAAACCCGCAAACACCTGGATAAATATGATAATTATAATTCGCGTGCAGCGATTGATACGTTTTTCTGGGACATCTTCTGTGACCAGTATTTGGAATTCATCAAGGACCGCTTCTGGACACCGGAAAAATACAGTGCCGAATCCAAACTGTCGGCCCAGTGGACATTGTACACTGTCCTGCGTGCGATAATTGGCCTGTATGCGCCATTTATCCCATTCCTGACCGAAGAGTTGTGGCAGAAAATCTATCAACCAACCGAAGGTGGCAAAACACTGCACCTGACGTCATATCCTGATGTTACGGCTGAATATGACACCGATGTGTCAACCATGGACATTGCGCTGGAACTGTTGAAAAATATTCGTGGCCTGCGCAGTGAACGTAAAATCGGCAACGGTGCGAAACTGGAAATGTTAACAATTCCATCCAACACACCGGATGTATTACACGGTCTGATAAAATCTGCGGCGCGCGCGAATGATATTCAAACGGGCGACGCGTTGGACTTTGTTGTGGCCGAACAGAAACAGTAA
- the rlmN gene encoding 23S rRNA (adenine(2503)-C(2))-methyltransferase RlmN — translation MKKILFNLTDGELEKFIVDMGQPRFRAKQIREWLNRGAPDFMSMKNIPENLRRELDAVAQTLPVKIVTKLESADGETTKFLLELNDGEQIECVLMRTTYGNSVCVSSQAGCAMGCKFCASTLLGLKRNLTANEIFAQILVAQWELRADKFADKPIRPNGDANNGDVSHIVIMGTGEPLQNTENVIDFIERANRDMGIGWRRITVSTCGIVPGIDRLIEWGRPINLAISLHAPTDELRSQIMPINNRYKLSEVLDAAWRFTDNHNRQLMIEYILLGRRDENGETVLYNATPEYAEKLSELLKGKNCMVNLIPWNAVDERDFASPSGNAVHRFQDILIKNGIHTRIRRERGTDIGSACGQLRLNNAKR, via the coding sequence ATGAAAAAAATCCTTTTTAACCTGACGGATGGGGAACTGGAAAAATTTATAGTCGATATGGGGCAACCGCGTTTTCGTGCAAAGCAAATTCGTGAATGGCTGAATCGTGGTGCGCCAGATTTTATGTCTATGAAAAACATACCGGAAAATTTGCGGCGGGAACTGGATGCGGTGGCGCAGACATTGCCGGTTAAAATTGTGACTAAGTTAGAATCAGCCGATGGTGAAACGACTAAGTTTTTGTTGGAACTAAACGACGGCGAACAAATTGAGTGCGTATTGATGCGTACAACATATGGCAACAGTGTATGTGTCAGTTCCCAGGCCGGATGCGCAATGGGATGCAAGTTCTGTGCCAGTACACTGTTGGGGTTAAAACGTAATTTAACCGCAAATGAAATATTTGCCCAGATTTTGGTTGCGCAATGGGAACTGCGCGCGGATAAATTCGCCGACAAACCAATTCGGCCAAATGGTGATGCAAACAATGGCGATGTGTCGCACATCGTTATTATGGGAACAGGTGAACCATTACAAAACACAGAAAACGTTATCGATTTTATCGAACGTGCAAATCGCGATATGGGGATTGGGTGGCGACGTATTACGGTTTCAACATGTGGAATTGTGCCGGGAATTGACCGCTTGATTGAATGGGGGCGACCGATTAACCTGGCGATTTCTTTACACGCACCGACGGATGAATTGCGGTCACAGATTATGCCGATTAATAATCGATATAAATTAAGCGAGGTTCTGGATGCGGCATGGCGATTTACCGACAATCATAATCGTCAGTTGATGATTGAATATATCCTGTTGGGGCGGCGCGATGAAAATGGTGAAACGGTTTTATACAACGCGACACCTGAATACGCGGAAAAATTGTCTGAATTATTAAAGGGCAAAAACTGTATGGTGAATTTAATCCCATGGAATGCGGTTGATGAACGCGACTTTGCGTCGCCATCGGGTAATGCGGTACATCGTTTCCAAGATATACTGATAAAAAACGGTATTCACACGCGCATCAGACGTGAACGTGGAACAGATATTGGTTCGGCGTGCGGGCAGTTGCGATTAAATAATGCCAAGCGTTAA